The genomic DNA GCTCACATTGTTACGTCCAAGCCAATTAGCACAGTCCAGGTCAATCTTCTGAGGTGGAACACTTGCATCAATGAGAAGAAGGACACCGACCAGAGTTTCTCTATTTAGAAAATAGCTTTTTGTGAATGAGAACCAATCCATTCGAGCAGCATCTGGAGCTTTAGCAAAACTACAGATGAAAGGAATCCACTAAATATTaagtaaagaataaaaattttatggcCACACAAGGTTTTGCATACATGAGAGAAGCATTCGGTATATTAGATTGCTCCATGGTTACACAAGGTACTAATATCATAGATGTGGAAGGAGAGAGATCAGAAATGCCTCTAggtttttaatcatttaatgtCCATTCGCAGAATCATCTATTATCTTTTATTCAAGCCAAATTACAGACTAGAAATGAATCCTCAACAAACCTCAAAGGAAGTGAAATACAGTAGCACAGACCCTGAAACTACAATTGctagaagaatttttttatgacaagAAACCCAGAGTGTAGATTCCATCAGAAGCACGCAATTTTAGAAATTCACAAGCAGATTAAGATAAATCTACAAATGAAATACAATATATCTAATGCAAAAATAAGCAATAAACTGACACCaaaaagtaatctttaaatttgaacATACTTATTTGGAAGCTAACACTTAGGTATTTTTTGTAAAGATTTTCAATTTAAGATTCAGAGCATTTCAATATTAGCgtttaattttaatgcaaatttaGATTACATGTTCtctaattaaagagaaaaaaaaaccaatgaaCTTCCagattaatttatcattttagacCTTAGAAATTGTTGCAGCTTGGGATCTGAATTTGTTCTCATTTAACTTCATTTTTAAGTGCACATATGCACAATTAAATAAACCATATAAAAGGGCATTTTTCCTACAATAATTTCAAAGTTTGGAAAAGCTCATCATAGTCCAATTATATATCTATTCAATTACAAAAATCTAGGAAAATGGTGAAATCAGGAGAGGTCTTCATGACCTTTTATTTGGCACTTATGCATTCAAAGAAGTTAGATTAGACCAAAAATCTCTCTTTAGATGTGTTAGAAGATTCAAGAACTTCTGTGCTGGGACTTATTGAGAAAAGTAGGCTGAAAAGGTTTTCACTGAAAACTGATTGGCATGGTACTCTTCTTGGCTGGGTTATAGATTACTAAAGAATCATAAATAGAAGCAAGGAACTAGTTCTTCAAGCTTTTCAGAGCAACTTTGAATCTTCGCTGGAGAAGTTCAACAATGATAACCtcaatttcattgaattttctgAATATGCTGCTGAGTTTGTTAGAACCATCATTGTTCCTCAGGGCACAGGGCATAAAGATTGATGATTGGAGACTTCTAGCTGAAAATATAATCAACATTATTCAGGGTGGGAGAAGGTCTGAAATCTATTTGTCTAAGAGAGGCAAGGAATTATCAGACCATTGCTGTTCTTAACATCAGAGCAAGAGCTAGGAAAGTAACACCGGTTTAGCTGATTGCTTGGCTTATGTGAGATAGAGAGCACTGATTTGTACTAGAGTCAAAGGATCAAATCCATGGTGGAAAATTCAAAAAGCTCTTCGAGAGTTacataatctaaaattttttccaaGCTTTCCCAAGCTGACAAGGCACTATTTTTCCATAAGTCAACAAATGACAATGCAAGTGAGCACGGTTGGGCTTAGAGAAGCTTCCTTTTCACTCATGTAAGAGAGAAGTCTTTGacaagataatttttcaataatctcTACAAATCTCTAACTTCCTCTCTTTTTGAGCATCAAAGGTGATTTAGAAATCTGAAATCCCAAAAAAGGTAAGGGAATTAACTTGTTCTATAGCTCTTAATAAAGTTGATACAAATGATATAATTCGGAAGCTAAGACCTATCTTTTAATTCTCTCCAAATAGGTACATTTTGTGCAGCACAACTATGTAAGTGCATAGCATCTCTCATTGAATTGCCCTATTGCCCATTGTTCTATTTGAAAGAATTCAGTCTCTCCAAGGAaatatcttcttcatgttttgtGGCCATTGTTGAAAAAGGCATGTAGCTTTAAGAGGTGGTAAGAAGACTGCTGTTTTGCAGATTGTGCTTCTATGACAATTCTCCAGGTTTTTTTtatggaaataaataaaatcatttttgaaGATATTAGTGAAAAAGAAGTTCCTTCAGCAGGCTAAATAAAACATTGGTCTTCTTCATGGGCTGATGtgagttttttttattgtcatcATTGGGGAGCTTCAATTTTATAGTTGGATGGTTTATGCTCTTTTGATTGGGTCTCTTGATGAACTCTCCACTACCTACACCTTCTTTTTGTGGATagcttatttttttaattttatttttaaaatcttttaatttcgtaataaaattcttcaaaaaataaGGCACTGGGTATACATCAACAAGAcaccaaataaaaatataattcacaGTAAGCATAAACAGTTTGTAaagtaaaatgttaaaaatcaactaaaaaaatACCAAAGTACAAACAAATAAGTGTAAAGAGCTTACCCATAACCAGGCAAATCCACAATATACCAACTTTTGTTCaccaaaaaatgatttattagtTGAGTCTTCCCTGTATAAACATATTTTGATtacaaccaaaaattaaatttaacaacaaaattaaaaaagaacaagcaaaaaaaaaaacagagaccTGGTTTTTTCGATGTGAGGGCAACTTCTTTTTTGCGAACCAGAGCATTAATAAGCGAAGACTTTCCCACATTGGAGCGACCCACGATTGCAAACTCGGGTCGGTCATCCTTGGGGCAATCTTTGGCCCGACCACTGCTCTTTACAAACTCCACTTCCTTAATCTGGGAATGACCCGAGTAGGGGCCCACCACGATATTCGACCCAGGCAAAATCATGTCTTCAGTCACCTCGTCCGGGTCGACACCAGGCGGCACAAAGAGGACGGTCCGGACAAACCTAGCCGTGTCTGACAGGGGTTGCGACTGTTTTGTGGTTTTTGAAGCCGTGGCCACATGAGGCCTCGAGTTTGAACCCGGAGTCGGATTTCGGATGGAGCGAGAGAAGTTGGCTCTAAAGGAGAGAGTAAATTGGCATTGTTTAGGAGACGCAGGTAGTAACGATGAAGATGATAAGAAAGTGAACAGTCGATTTCGAACTAGCATTTTGTGTATGGGGGATTTAGGTTTTCCGGCCAAGAGGGTTAAGAAGATTAGGCAATCAAGACAACAACGGTGtcgtttcaatctttttttccattaaaaaataaactaatttctaTTAATCATCGATCCTGACTGCTCAATTCATCAGGATCGTCTTTTTCAACGAGGATGAGTCTAGAAAAAAAGGAGAGAGGCGGCAGGAGGCTACCAGTTGCCCAAAAGAGAGATTTGCtggaaaaattaaatctttacgggaaaaaatgtaattttttaaaatttaatgataagaaattactaattttataaattaaaaaaaaaaaatatgaatgataattttaatctaaatttaaagattttaaccCTATTGGGAAGGAAATTTCTTGACAAAAATGGAGAAAAGAGGGAtagggataaaaaaaatcttcgtAATTAGagatgagaatatatatatctccCCTATTCTCTCCCTTCCTTGCCCCACtccataaatttaatatattaatgtgATTTAATCTTATCcagtgaaaatatttttttaaaacttttatgcatatctttctttttttacaaCATATACTATTGTTTATGTTCAGTTTACGTTGAAAAAACCTCATTTAGTATTGTCTTTGATCTTGAGTCTGCTTTGTAGGTGTATAAGTAACCAGGATTAGAAATATATAACTgtataattgatttatatctactctaattaaaaaattgttgaaagacAAAACTTTATTAAACTCTTTGcgtaaaatttacatttttgtttattaGTTATAGcaaatttttgtctttaataattttttgcacAGTGAGTTGTTCATCTTGATGATAAATATAGGATCCTATGGTTGCATAGGAATGCTTGACATGTAAGTGGATTTCGATTTTtcagtatattttaattagttatatatttttaattacaaatttgttaacatttcttatataaactgcttttaaattaattttgtttttgaaattgacTATGacaagttagtttttaaaatattgttttatatcaacatgaaaaattaataaagatcgACGTGAAGAACTACTAATAAAAAGattgattattgtatattaCTAGATTTtgtaaaaactttatatttgaactaaagtaataagtgaatattttgtaatgcttataacaaataatattttggaaaaatatgatttattttatttattaaaatacagtaaagaattgaaatttatatttacaagtATGGAGAAGAGATTTTTCTCCACGAGAATAGAGAGTTGATGATGAGAAGATTTTTTCCTACAAAGACGGAGAGGAgatggagaggggatttttctttgtAAGAAGGAGACGAGGATTCTTTGTTATTCCTATAATGGGAACGCGCTAGGAATGAGATTCTTTGTTATCCTTATAACGAGAACAAGCCAGAGATGGGGATTTATATCCTCTCTCCGTTGCCACCTctaagggaaaataatataaatttttaaaattttaaggtttagttgtaaaataataattttatttttatctcaaatgtTTGGAGGTCTAAAATGCattaaatgtgtttttcaaaatagggtaaaacttgggtaggaaaaaatcctttggcctttcaagaCAGATGAAAGATAAGAAAGGAGCTATGATTCAGTTTATTTGTGCTCCGAAAATATGTTTTAGAAGTTAAAATATAAACTGGAAGTTGGAAGTTGAACAAAGGCAGTGGTGACATTTCTCAGTTTCACTTATTAGAAGTAAAAATATGTCATGGCTAGCTAGATCcattaccaactctctcaaacTTGAAAACGACGACGACGATCGTTTACCTAACACTACCACAAATGCCAGTGATCCGAATCTGGAAGATTCACAATCCGATCAAAAGCAAAATCAGTCAACGGCCGACACTCCACGCGGAGTCAAAGAGGACCTCACGGAACTCACTAAATCTTTCTCCCGCCAATTATGGGGCGTCGCCTCCTTCCTCGCTCCTCCTCCGCAACCGCAACCTCAAATGTCCGATCAAAACCAGCTGTCCGATCAACTCTTAGATCCAGATGTTGGGGACGAGGATGTTATTGAGGGGATCAAAACCGATTTCG from Mangifera indica cultivar Alphonso chromosome 16, CATAS_Mindica_2.1, whole genome shotgun sequence includes the following:
- the LOC123199722 gene encoding GTP-binding protein At2g22870, giving the protein MLVRNRLFTFLSSSSLLPASPKQCQFTLSFRANFSRSIRNPTPGSNSRPHVATASKTTKQSQPLSDTARFVRTVLFVPPGVDPDEVTEDMILPGSNIVVGPYSGHSQIKEVEFVKSSGRAKDCPKDDRPEFAIVGRSNVGKSSLINALVRKKEVALTSKKPGKTQLINHFLVNKSWYIVDLPGYGFAKAPDAARMDWFSFTKSYFLNRETLVGVLLLIDASVPPQKIDLDCANWLGRNNIPMTFVFTKCDKMKVAKGRKPDENIRSFQELIRENYPKHPPWIMTSSVTGLGRDELLLHMSQLRNYWDQ